A portion of the Candidatus Methylomirabilis sp. genome contains these proteins:
- a CDS encoding 30S ribosomal protein S1, producing the protein MPAPRSTKMPKPSLLPTDPDYDPRAAAQTAEMQAIYDQTFKDIAEGEIVKGRVIEITADAVLIDIGYKSEGSVPLKEFTTPQGEVTVQAADLVDVYLESKEDSEGLIVLSREKAEKIKIWEQISRVYEQGGAVDGTIVGKTKGGLMVDIGVRAFLPGSQVDLRPARDLDRLIGKTFPMKIIKLNQKRGNIVLSRRELLEEERKALKAQTLAGLEEGKVFRGKIKNITEYGAFVDLGGLDGLLHITDMSWGRLNHPTELFQVGDEIEVVVLKFDRTTERISLGYKQRLADPWEGADQRFPVGSKVKGKVVSLVDYGAFVELEPGVEGLVHISEMSWTQRIKHPSKVVSIGDVIEVMVLDIDKQAKRISLGMKQVEPNPWNFIEERYPVGTRVEGKVRNLADFGAFVELEDGIDGLIHVSDMSWTKRVRHPSELLKKGDKVEALVLHVDRHNRRISLGLKQCQPDPWQTTVPERYRVGMDVTGKVVRLTDFGAFVELSDGIEGLLHVSELSEGRVNKPEDVVQVGDELTMKIIKLDADERKIGLSLRAYREARAAAEGDEEEFRQR; encoded by the coding sequence ATGCCCGCGCCACGGTCCACGAAGATGCCCAAACCTTCCCTTCTCCCGACCGACCCGGATTACGATCCGCGCGCCGCCGCCCAGACGGCGGAGATGCAGGCCATCTACGATCAGACCTTCAAGGACATCGCCGAAGGGGAGATCGTGAAGGGGCGGGTGATCGAAATCACCGCGGACGCGGTCCTCATCGATATCGGCTACAAGTCCGAGGGTTCCGTCCCCCTGAAGGAGTTCACGACCCCGCAGGGCGAGGTGACGGTCCAGGCGGCGGACCTGGTGGACGTCTACCTGGAGTCGAAGGAGGACAGCGAGGGCCTCATCGTCCTCTCCCGGGAAAAAGCGGAGAAGATCAAGATCTGGGAGCAGATCAGCCGGGTCTACGAGCAGGGGGGAGCGGTCGACGGCACCATCGTGGGGAAGACCAAGGGCGGCCTCATGGTGGACATCGGGGTCCGCGCCTTCCTCCCGGGCTCGCAGGTGGACCTTCGCCCGGCCCGGGACCTGGACCGGCTCATCGGGAAGACCTTCCCGATGAAGATCATCAAGCTCAACCAGAAACGGGGGAACATCGTCCTCTCCCGGCGCGAGCTGCTCGAGGAGGAGCGGAAGGCGCTGAAGGCCCAGACCCTGGCGGGCCTGGAGGAGGGGAAGGTCTTCCGCGGCAAGATCAAGAACATCACCGAGTACGGCGCCTTCGTGGATCTGGGAGGCCTGGACGGGCTCCTCCACATCACGGACATGTCCTGGGGGCGGCTGAACCACCCGACCGAGCTCTTCCAGGTGGGGGACGAGATCGAAGTGGTGGTCCTGAAGTTCGACCGGACCACGGAGCGGATCTCGCTCGGGTACAAGCAGCGGCTGGCGGATCCCTGGGAGGGGGCCGACCAGCGGTTCCCCGTCGGCTCGAAGGTGAAGGGCAAGGTGGTCTCCCTCGTGGACTACGGCGCCTTCGTGGAGCTGGAGCCCGGGGTGGAGGGGCTGGTGCACATCTCCGAGATGTCCTGGACCCAGCGGATCAAGCACCCCTCCAAAGTGGTGTCGATCGGCGACGTCATCGAGGTGATGGTCCTCGACATCGACAAGCAGGCGAAGCGGATCTCCCTCGGCATGAAGCAGGTCGAGCCCAACCCCTGGAATTTCATCGAGGAGCGGTACCCGGTCGGCACCCGGGTGGAGGGGAAGGTCCGGAACCTGGCCGACTTCGGCGCCTTCGTGGAGTTGGAGGATGGCATCGACGGGCTCATCCACGTGTCGGACATGTCCTGGACCAAGCGGGTCCGGCACCCGTCCGAGCTCCTGAAGAAGGGGGACAAGGTGGAGGCGCTGGTCCTCCACGTGGACCGGCACAACCGCCGCATCTCCCTCGGCCTCAAACAGTGCCAGCCCGATCCGTGGCAGACGACGGTCCCGGAGCGCTACCGGGTGGGGATGGACGTGACCGGGAAGGTGGTGCGGCTCACCGACTTCGGGGCCTTCGTGGAGCTCTCCGACGGCATCGAGGGACTCCTGCACGTGTCCGAACTGAGCGAGGGAAGGGTCAACAAGCCGGAGGACGTGGTGCAGGTGGGGGATGAGCTCACCATGAAGATCATCAAGCTCGATGCCGACGAGCGCAAGATCGGCCTCAGCCTCCGGGC
- a CDS encoding lysophospholipid acyltransferase family protein, translating into MLYTLIRALALLGLKGFCKLRVVGREHVPERGGAIFAANHVSNVDPFVVGSAVRRKLHYLAKEELFRNPAAGWFMRQLQAFPISRNQADPSAFKRSLALLRKGEGLLVFPEGTRGDGRRLQPGKAGVGMLALRSGCPVIPVYHEGTAAVLPRGGWCPRPAAVRVWIGPPIVLRPPLGEGREPYEALSQQIMDAIARLQAGARQPAVTEAPSKSYSP; encoded by the coding sequence ATGCTGTACACGCTCATCCGGGCGCTGGCCCTCCTGGGGCTGAAGGGATTCTGCAAGCTCCGGGTCGTGGGGCGGGAGCATGTTCCGGAGCGGGGCGGCGCCATCTTCGCAGCGAACCACGTGAGCAACGTGGACCCATTCGTGGTCGGATCTGCCGTCCGCCGGAAGCTCCACTATCTGGCGAAGGAGGAGCTGTTCCGGAACCCCGCCGCCGGCTGGTTCATGCGGCAGCTCCAGGCGTTCCCCATCAGCCGGAACCAGGCCGATCCCTCGGCCTTCAAGCGGTCCCTGGCCCTCCTCCGAAAAGGGGAAGGGCTGCTGGTGTTTCCTGAGGGGACCCGAGGGGACGGCCGGCGCCTGCAGCCGGGGAAGGCGGGGGTGGGGATGCTTGCCCTCCGGAGCGGTTGCCCCGTCATCCCCGTCTACCACGAGGGAACGGCGGCCGTGCTCCCCCGGGGGGGGTGGTGTCCCCGCCCGGCGGCCGTTCGGGTGTGGATCGGCCCGCCGATCGTCCTCCGCCCGCCCCTCGGGGAGGGGCGGGAGCCTTATGAGGCGCTGAGCCAACAGATCATGGACGCCATCGCGCGCCTGCAGGCCGGCGCGCGACAGCCCGCGGTTACCGAAGCGCCATCCAAGAGCTATTCACCGTAA
- the cmk gene encoding (d)CMP kinase has product MVGERGLIIAIDGPVGAGKSTAARLLAARLGYRHVDTGAMYRALALKALRGGVDWGDGLGLRALLERMDIAFVPEPDGQRLRVDGEDWTEAIRQPAVDRGASLVSVHPPVREVMVARQRALGAGGGIVMDGRDIGTQVFPAADVKFYLDASPEARARRRHAEAVARGERVSLEAVRGEVLSRDQRDMGRAAAPLTAALDAMRLDTTSLPPEAVLEAMLAVVRERQRRG; this is encoded by the coding sequence ATGGTGGGGGAGAGAGGCCTCATCATCGCCATCGATGGGCCGGTGGGGGCGGGCAAGAGCACGGCTGCCCGCCTGCTCGCGGCGCGCCTGGGGTACCGGCACGTGGATACCGGGGCCATGTACCGGGCGCTGGCGCTGAAGGCGCTGCGCGGGGGGGTGGACTGGGGGGATGGCCTCGGCCTCCGCGCCCTCCTCGAGCGGATGGACATCGCGTTCGTCCCGGAGCCGGACGGGCAGCGCCTGCGCGTGGACGGCGAGGACTGGACCGAGGCCATCCGCCAGCCCGCGGTGGATCGGGGGGCCTCGCTGGTCTCCGTGCATCCGCCGGTCCGGGAGGTGATGGTGGCGCGGCAGCGGGCCCTCGGCGCGGGGGGGGGGATCGTGATGGACGGCCGCGACATCGGCACGCAGGTCTTCCCGGCGGCGGACGTCAAGTTCTACCTGGACGCGAGCCCGGAGGCGCGCGCGCGCCGGCGCCATGCCGAGGCGGTCGCCCGGGGGGAGCGGGTCTCCCTCGAAGCGGTCCGGGGCGAGGTCCTGAGCCGGGATCAGCGCGATATGGGGCGGGCCGCCGCTCCCCTCACCGCCGCCCTCGACGCGATGCGGCTGGACACGACGAGCCTTCCACCGGAGGCGGTCCTGGAGGCGATGTTGGCGGTCGTGCGCGAGCGGCAGCGGAGAGGCTAG
- the aroA gene encoding 3-phosphoshikimate 1-carboxyvinyltransferase: protein MERLTIRGPAPPLAGRLRVPGDKSITHRAILLGALADGTTEIRGYLAGEDCRRTAAACRALGVEVEGWGGPVLRVHGKGLHGLREAEGVLDAGNSGTTLRLLSGILAAQPFLSILTGDASLCQRPMGRIIGPLRQMGASIWGRAGDQYPPLAIRGGPLRGVRHESPVSSAQVKSALLLAGLYAEGPTTVVEPAPSRDHTERLLRGFGHPVEGTGRTATVAPARSLTAVPVEVPGDFSSAAFFLVAACLVPGSRVTLAGVGLNPTRTGLLDALQTMGATVEVVGRREVCGEPVGDLVVTAAPLRGASVGGPLIPRLIDEIPILAVAAACAEGETEIRDAGELRVKESDRIAALAAELGRLGVDVVERPDGLTIRGGRPLAGASCSSRGDHRIAMALAVAALVARGETRIADSACIGTSFPDFVPLLRTVAPVADARLETGDRDG from the coding sequence GTGGAGCGCCTGACCATTCGGGGCCCCGCCCCGCCCCTGGCGGGGCGCCTGCGGGTGCCCGGGGACAAATCGATCACCCATCGGGCCATTCTCCTCGGGGCCCTCGCAGACGGGACCACCGAGATCCGGGGATACCTTGCCGGCGAGGACTGCCGGCGGACCGCCGCGGCCTGCCGGGCCCTCGGGGTGGAGGTGGAGGGGTGGGGGGGGCCCGTCCTGCGGGTGCACGGGAAGGGCCTCCACGGTCTCCGGGAGGCGGAGGGGGTCCTCGACGCGGGAAACTCCGGGACCACCCTTCGACTCCTCAGCGGGATCCTGGCGGCGCAGCCCTTCCTCTCGATCCTCACCGGGGACGCGTCCCTCTGCCAGCGGCCCATGGGCCGGATCATCGGGCCACTGCGCCAGATGGGGGCATCCATCTGGGGGCGCGCGGGGGACCAGTACCCCCCACTCGCAATCCGGGGGGGTCCCCTCCGGGGAGTCCGGCACGAGAGCCCGGTCTCCAGCGCCCAGGTCAAATCCGCCCTCCTCCTGGCCGGCCTCTACGCGGAGGGACCGACGACGGTCGTCGAGCCCGCCCCCAGCCGGGATCACACGGAGCGGCTTCTCCGGGGGTTCGGTCACCCGGTAGAGGGGACCGGACGGACGGCGACGGTGGCACCGGCCCGGAGCCTCACGGCCGTCCCGGTGGAGGTCCCCGGCGATTTCTCCTCGGCCGCGTTTTTCCTGGTGGCCGCTTGCCTCGTCCCCGGCTCCCGCGTGACGCTCGCGGGGGTAGGGCTCAACCCGACGCGGACCGGCCTCCTGGATGCCCTTCAGACGATGGGGGCGACCGTCGAGGTCGTGGGGCGCCGCGAGGTCTGCGGCGAGCCGGTGGGGGACCTAGTGGTGACCGCCGCCCCCCTTCGCGGGGCGTCCGTGGGAGGTCCCCTCATCCCCCGGCTCATCGATGAGATCCCGATCCTCGCCGTCGCGGCGGCGTGCGCGGAGGGGGAAACCGAGATTCGGGACGCCGGGGAGCTACGGGTCAAGGAGAGCGACCGGATCGCGGCGCTCGCGGCCGAGCTCGGCCGCCTAGGAGTTGACGTGGTGGAGCGTCCGGATGGCCTCACGATTCGGGGCGGGCGCCCCCTGGCGGGTGCCTCCTGCTCGAGTCGGGGGGACCACCGGATTGCGATGGCGCTCGCCGTGGCCGCGCTCGTGGCGAGAGGGGAGACCCGGATCGCGGACAGCGCCTGCATCGGGACCTCCTTCCCCGACTTCGTTCCCCTCCTCCGGACGGTCGCCCCGGTCGCCGATGCCCGCTTGGAAACCGGGGATCGGGATGGCTGA
- the miaA gene encoding tRNA (adenosine(37)-N6)-dimethylallyltransferase MiaA — MNRPPLLSITVPPPLPFLALAGPTGVGKSAVALALAPRLNAEIVVADSMQVYRGFDVGTGKPTAGERAALPHHGLDLVEAAVGFDAAAFRASALAAGVAIRARGRLPLVVAGTGLYLRALRQGLCEVPAPDPTLRLRLRTEARRLGTAALHARLTAADPEAAARLSPNDRARVLRALEVLEQTGIPLSRLQADHRRTRGAPVGLVVGLTRDRADLYRRIAARVQAMVAAGLEQEVRGLLARGSGGTRPMRGLGYRHFVPVARGDRSAAEAIRLMERDTRRYAKRQLTWFRREPGIVWLRLAPTESPATTAERILARLAGRVTDEAASWSA, encoded by the coding sequence GTGAACCGCCCCCCCCTCCTGTCGATCACCGTCCCTCCCCCCCTCCCGTTCCTGGCTCTGGCCGGTCCCACGGGCGTCGGGAAGAGTGCCGTGGCCCTCGCCCTCGCTCCGCGCCTGAACGCCGAGATCGTGGTGGCGGACTCCATGCAAGTCTACCGCGGCTTCGACGTCGGCACCGGCAAGCCGACGGCCGGGGAGCGGGCCGCCCTCCCGCACCACGGGCTGGACCTGGTGGAGGCCGCGGTGGGATTCGACGCCGCCGCCTTCCGGGCCTCCGCCCTGGCGGCGGGCGTCGCCATCCGGGCGCGCGGGCGCCTTCCCCTGGTGGTGGCCGGGACCGGCCTGTACCTCCGGGCGTTGCGGCAGGGCCTCTGTGAGGTGCCCGCCCCGGACCCGACCCTCCGCCTCCGCCTCCGGACCGAGGCGCGCCGCCTGGGGACGGCAGCGCTCCATGCGCGCCTGACGGCCGCGGACCCCGAGGCGGCGGCTCGCCTGAGCCCGAACGATCGAGCCCGGGTGCTCCGGGCCCTGGAGGTTCTCGAGCAGACCGGCATTCCCCTTTCCCGGCTGCAGGCGGATCACCGGCGGACCCGGGGGGCGCCGGTGGGTCTCGTGGTCGGGCTCACGCGGGACCGGGCGGATCTGTACCGCCGGATCGCGGCCCGCGTCCAGGCGATGGTAGCAGCCGGCCTCGAGCAGGAGGTGCGCGGCCTGCTGGCCCGGGGCTCCGGGGGCACCCGGCCGATGCGCGGGCTGGGCTATCGGCATTTCGTCCCCGTGGCGCGAGGGGATCGATCCGCGGCCGAGGCGATCCGTTTGATGGAGCGGGATACCCGCCGCTACGCGAAGCGCCAGCTCACCTGGTTCCGGAGGGAACCGGGCATCGTCTGGCTTCGCCTGGCCCCGACAGAGTCCCCGGCGACAACGGCGGAGCGGATCCTGGCCCGCCTGGCGGGCCGGGTGACGGACGAGGCGGCCTCGTGGAGCGCCTGA
- the ilvC gene encoding ketol-acid reductoisomerase — MAHLYYDKDADLSLLRGKTIAILGYGSQGHAHALNHRDSGQEVVVGLYKGSKSWDKAKADGLKVATVEEAAQMAQVIMILLPDQTHRAVYEAAVRPALTPGKTLMFAHGFNIHFHQIVPPETVDVSMIAPKAPGHLMRQVFTEGAGVPALLAIHQDVSGKAKAVALAYARSVGCTRAGVLETTFREETETDLFGEQTVLCGGVSALVKAAFETLVEAGYQPELAYFECLHELKLIVDLFYQGGLSYMRYSVSDTAEYGDYSRGPRIISPAVRAEMQRILEEIQSGAFAREWILENAAGRPSFLALRKRDAEHPIERVGKQLRSMMSWIKGGPK, encoded by the coding sequence ATGGCCCATCTGTACTACGACAAGGACGCCGACCTCAGCCTGCTCCGGGGGAAGACCATCGCCATTCTGGGCTACGGGAGCCAGGGGCATGCCCACGCCCTGAACCACCGGGACTCGGGCCAGGAGGTGGTGGTGGGCCTCTACAAGGGGAGCAAGTCGTGGGACAAGGCCAAGGCGGACGGGCTGAAAGTGGCCACGGTGGAAGAGGCGGCCCAGATGGCGCAGGTCATCATGATCCTCCTTCCAGACCAGACCCACCGGGCCGTCTACGAGGCTGCAGTCCGCCCGGCCCTGACGCCGGGCAAGACCCTCATGTTCGCCCACGGCTTCAATATTCATTTCCACCAGATCGTCCCCCCCGAGACCGTGGACGTGTCCATGATCGCCCCCAAGGCTCCCGGCCACCTGATGCGGCAGGTCTTCACGGAGGGGGCGGGGGTGCCGGCCCTGCTGGCCATCCACCAGGACGTCTCCGGGAAGGCGAAGGCCGTTGCCCTCGCCTACGCCCGGAGCGTCGGCTGCACCCGGGCGGGGGTGCTGGAGACCACCTTCCGGGAGGAAACGGAGACCGACCTGTTCGGCGAGCAGACGGTCCTCTGCGGGGGAGTTTCGGCCCTGGTGAAGGCCGCCTTCGAGACGCTGGTGGAGGCCGGCTACCAGCCGGAGCTGGCCTACTTCGAGTGCCTGCACGAGTTGAAGCTCATCGTGGACCTCTTCTACCAGGGGGGGCTCAGCTACATGCGCTACTCGGTCTCCGACACGGCCGAGTACGGCGACTACAGCCGCGGCCCCCGGATCATCAGCCCAGCCGTCCGGGCGGAAATGCAGCGGATCCTGGAGGAGATCCAGAGCGGGGCGTTTGCCCGGGAGTGGATCCTGGAGAACGCGGCCGGGCGCCCCTCCTTCCTGGCGCTCCGCAAGCGGGACGCCGAGCACCCGATCGAGCGCGTCGGCAAGCAGCTCCGCAGCATGATGTCCTGGATCAAGGGAGGGCCCAAGTAA
- the ilvN gene encoding acetolactate synthase small subunit: MATDASEVRRYTIALLVENRSGVLSRVSGLFSSRGYNIDSLSVGETLDPTISRMTIVVRASQPVIQQVVKQLHKLLDVIKVIDLTDEEHVSREMLLLRVGAAPGTRAEVLRIADIFRTKIVDVTPVSYTLEITGDESKIGAIIELLRPFGIQEVVRTGKVAIARGSKALSRKDQARLQQLHSAPRAVGYDD; this comes from the coding sequence ATGGCGACCGACGCGTCCGAGGTGCGCCGCTACACGATCGCCCTCCTGGTGGAGAACCGCTCCGGGGTTCTGAGCCGAGTCTCCGGCCTCTTCTCCAGCCGCGGCTACAACATCGACAGCCTCTCCGTGGGGGAGACGCTCGATCCCACCATCTCCCGCATGACGATCGTGGTGCGGGCCAGCCAACCGGTCATCCAGCAAGTCGTCAAGCAGCTTCACAAGCTGCTCGACGTCATCAAGGTGATCGACCTGACCGACGAGGAGCACGTGAGCCGGGAGATGCTTCTCCTGCGGGTCGGCGCCGCTCCGGGAACCCGTGCAGAGGTCCTCCGCATCGCCGACATCTTCCGGACGAAGATCGTGGACGTGACCCCCGTCTCCTACACCCTCGAGATCACCGGGGACGAAAGCAAGATCGGCGCCATCATCGAGCTCCTGCGGCCCTTCGGCATCCAGGAGGTGGTCCGGACCGGCAAGGTCGCCATCGCCCGCGGGAGCAAGGCCCTCAGCCGCAAGGATCAGGCCAGGCTGCAACAGCTCCACAGTGCGCCCCGAGCTGTCGGCTACGACGACTAG
- the ilvB gene encoding biosynthetic-type acetolactate synthase large subunit — MKMTGAQIFCESLKREGVDVIFGLPGGAVLPVYDALYDYVQRQELRHVLVRQEAAAGHAAEAYARVTGKVGVCLVTSGPACTNLVTALADAQIDSMPIVAFTGQVPTHLIGNDAFQEADNVGICRPCTKHNYLVKDVKELASIIKEAFYVARSGRPGPVHVDLPKDILLKQTEFAYPDKVFLRSYNPTVEGHPGQIKKAAQAILKAKKPILYVGGGVINADAAPELRELAELTQIPVTMTLMGIGAFPGDHPLNLGMLGMHGAWYTNMAVISTDLLIAVGSRFDDRVTGKLDAWCPEAEVIHIDIDPSSIAKNFHVEIPIVGDAKHVVARLNRELRQLDDGSWKESRDAWWQQIRAWKAQHPLSYEWSDAIIKPQHVIQEASRQTASLDPIVATDVGQHQMWAGQYFIVNKPRHWVTSGGLGTMGYGLPAAMGAQVARPDKLVIALLGDGSFQMNMQELSTVVEERLPLKIALVNNRAHGMVRQWQELFYNRRFVGIDLSVCPDYVRLAEAFGILGLRAERPGEVTATWERALAHPGPVLIDFVVDPEEACFPMVPAGAAVRDMVLAKPMSERPEEAKARAAKLTGF, encoded by the coding sequence GTGCAGCGCCAGGAGCTGCGCCATGTCCTGGTGCGGCAGGAGGCGGCGGCGGGGCACGCCGCGGAGGCCTACGCGCGCGTCACCGGAAAGGTCGGCGTGTGCCTGGTCACCTCCGGTCCGGCGTGCACGAACCTGGTGACGGCCCTGGCCGACGCCCAGATCGACTCGATGCCGATCGTCGCCTTCACCGGGCAGGTGCCGACGCACCTCATCGGCAACGACGCGTTCCAGGAGGCGGACAACGTCGGGATCTGCCGCCCCTGCACCAAGCACAACTACCTGGTGAAGGATGTCAAGGAGCTGGCCTCGATCATCAAGGAGGCCTTCTACGTCGCCCGCAGCGGTCGGCCGGGCCCGGTGCACGTGGACCTCCCCAAGGACATCCTCCTCAAGCAGACCGAGTTCGCCTACCCCGACAAGGTGTTCCTCCGCTCCTACAACCCGACCGTGGAGGGCCACCCCGGGCAGATCAAGAAGGCGGCCCAGGCCATCCTCAAGGCCAAGAAGCCCATCCTGTACGTGGGGGGCGGGGTCATCAATGCGGACGCCGCTCCGGAGCTCCGGGAGCTGGCAGAGCTGACGCAGATCCCGGTCACCATGACCCTGATGGGGATCGGGGCCTTCCCGGGCGACCACCCCCTCAACCTGGGCATGCTGGGGATGCACGGCGCCTGGTACACGAACATGGCGGTCATCAGCACCGACCTCCTCATCGCCGTGGGGTCCCGGTTCGATGACCGCGTCACCGGGAAGCTGGACGCCTGGTGCCCCGAGGCCGAGGTCATCCATATTGACATCGACCCGTCCAGCATCGCGAAGAACTTCCACGTGGAGATTCCCATCGTGGGGGACGCGAAGCACGTCGTGGCGCGGCTGAACCGGGAGCTCCGGCAGTTGGACGACGGGTCCTGGAAGGAGAGCCGGGATGCCTGGTGGCAGCAGATCCGGGCCTGGAAGGCGCAGCATCCCCTGAGCTACGAGTGGAGCGATGCCATCATCAAGCCGCAGCACGTGATCCAGGAGGCCTCCCGCCAGACCGCTTCCCTGGACCCCATCGTGGCGACCGACGTCGGCCAGCACCAGATGTGGGCCGGCCAGTACTTCATCGTCAACAAGCCGCGGCACTGGGTCACCTCGGGGGGCCTGGGCACCATGGGGTACGGGCTGCCGGCGGCGATGGGCGCCCAGGTGGCCCGGCCCGACAAGCTGGTGATCGCCCTCCTGGGGGACGGCTCCTTCCAGATGAACATGCAGGAGCTGTCCACGGTGGTGGAGGAGCGCCTCCCCTTGAAGATCGCGCTCGTGAACAACCGGGCGCACGGCATGGTGCGGCAGTGGCAGGAGCTCTTCTACAACCGCCGGTTCGTCGGCATCGACCTCTCCGTCTGCCCCGACTACGTCCGGTTGGCCGAGGCCTTCGGCATCCTGGGGCTCCGGGCCGAGAGGCCGGGCGAGGTGACCGCCACCTGGGAACGGGCGCTGGCGCACCCCGGCCCGGTGCTGATCGATTTTGTCGTGGACCCCGAGGAGGCCTGTTTCCCGATGGTCCCGGCGGGGGCAGCGGTCAGGGACATGGTGCTGGCGAAGCCGATGAGCGAAAGGCCGGAAGAGGCGAAGGCCCGCGCGGCCAAGCTGACCGGCTTCTAA